The following are from one region of the Zonotrichia leucophrys gambelii isolate GWCS_2022_RI chromosome 1A, RI_Zleu_2.0, whole genome shotgun sequence genome:
- the EMP1 gene encoding epithelial membrane protein 1, with product MLVLLAGIFVVHIATVIMLFVSTIANVWMVGSSSYATISTGLWLLCNRTCTELPVSSQDEASLKAVQAFMILSIIFSVVALVLFIVQLFTLEKGKRFYMTGAVMLVCWMCILIAVSIYTARFTSTVAFATNPHHGYCFILAWICFCFSFIIGVLYLVLRKK from the exons ATGTTGGTTCTGCTGGCTGGTATCTTTGTGGTCCACATCGCCACTGTCATCATGCTCTTTGTCTCCACCATTGCCAAC GTTTGGATGGTGGGTTCTTCCAGCTATGCAACAATCTCGACAGGACTGTGGCTGCTGTGCAACAGGACCTGCACTGAGCTGCCAGTCAGCAGTCAGGATGAGG CTTCCCTCAAAGCCGTGCAAGCCTTTATGATCCTCTCGATCATTTTCTCCGTTGTGGCACTCGTCCTGTTCATTGTCCAGCTGTTCACCCTGGAAAAAGGCAAACGTTTCTACATGACTGGAGCCGTCATGCTGGTTTGCT GGATGTGCATTCTGATTGCAGTCTCCATTTACACAGCTCGGTTCACAAGCACAGTGGCGTTCGCCACAAATCCTCACCATGGCTATTGCTTCATATTGGCCTGGATCTGCTTCTGCTTCAGTTTCATCATCGGCGTCCTCTACCTTgttcttaggaaaaaataa